Part of the Henckelia pumila isolate YLH828 chromosome 2, ASM3356847v2, whole genome shotgun sequence genome is shown below.
ATTTTGTTCGGGATAGGAGTAAAAGAGAAAATAGCCAAAGACATTTGTCGAATGGAGTTTAATGATTATGCAAGGTACACTCCATTATTTTTCAATTAAGCTTACCAAGAAACTCAAGGATTTTTGATTAATCATGAAAGACTCAGGAGTTTCGATGTATTAAACACATTTATTTGGCAATATCAGTCAGCTAAGTTTCGAGAATGCATGCTTGATTTCTGCAAGTATCTAATGTCACAAGAGTTTCTCCAGTTAACAGTTCATCACACTTAATTATTCACAACAATTCGTGCAAAAGAAGGTGCAATCTCTACTCGTGGGTTTCATGATTCAAAAATTCAAGGATGCTAGCCTGTGAATTACCaacaatttcaaaataaattcgCATCAACCCAACATCATCACTGGTTTctcttttttcaaaatttttcaatttttttttctactaggACACAAAACAAACTAAGCAACAGAAACAACTAAACAAAATGAACTAAGCGCAGAAAATAAACTAACGAGCTAACGAACAAAAAAcgcaaataaacaaaaaaaacaactaacACAAATGCAAGTGCCCCCCTCATACTAAGACTCTGCAGTGTCCTCACTGCGACCGAACTAAAACAAATTTAACTAAAACACAAGAACGagaaacaataaataaaataaaaggaaaataaaataaaaactccccTGGTGGTGTATCAATCCTCCTCCTCTTCTTCGTGTTCTGGTGGTGGTGCAGAACTGGAGCTTGCTCCAGTTTTAAGATTGGTTCGATTGTCCTTCATCCCCTCATATATCTTCTCGTCGATGGCCTGTTACGGTTGGATCCATTCATCATCCACACCCGTGTCAACACCGGCCAACGCGCACAACTCAGAAATAATAGTCGGGAAAAATAGCTTTGATTTTGGGTTTTTGGTGCATTGTAGAATTTGGCTTGAGATAATGCGGCCAACATTGATTGGCATTCCCTGCATAATTGCGAACAATAGAACTGCCCGGTCCATATGAACTTCACTGACATGGGACACGGGCATCAACCGGCGAACCAGAACAACATACCACAATGACGGCTTAATCTTAAGATAcatggacttaaaattcaaaaattttacgGGGTCACTCCACACGGCCCCATCATGAGATAAATCCCACATGATTGCCATATAGTCCGGTTGCACGCAAAGTGCATCATACGCAGTCGTATCAACTGGTGgtaatccaaacaactcattaATCCTTGCCCCTTCATAATTCACCTGCTTTCCTCTCACAAACACAGTCCGCTCCTTGCCCTCTTTAGCGTTGGCATAGAATTCTCGGACCAATGGAATAACCCCCGCTTTCGGTTGAGCACAAAAAAAGTTCTTGTTTCTATCTACTATCATATCATGAATATAACACCCTATCCCGGTGTCGATAGACAAATGAAAACCCCTCTCGGGCCATAGCATACGATTAATATTAGAATGATCATATCGGTTCTAAGCCTCTTGGGAAACAAACTTACCCATGATAATtgacgaagaagatgatgaagaacCCACAACCCTAGCTCTTTTTGGTCCCATGAAATCCGAGTGAAAAGATAGAGCCGCTTGGAACAGATTgatcccaaattttttttttttgcttggtGTCGCGTAGAGACCAGTTTGGTTGCAAAAGATCACAAATTGGAGTTCCTTGCTTCCGATTTACCTGCAAATTTGAGAGCTTAAGAGGTGAGgagtcaaatttatttttttgtatggGGTTTTAGGGCTTTAGCGAGAGGGAGAAATAATAAAAGGGAAAGTGGGAAGAAGAAAAGGTGATCTATGTATTTTAATACACAGATCTGTCGCGCCATGGCGTGACAATTTGCACACCATGGCGTGACTTATtagtttccaaaaattgcaaaccaCGGGTTTTCACGCCATGGCGGACAAAAATCACGCCATGGCGTGATATTATggccaaaaaatatttaaaacagtGAATTTCACGCCATGGCGGATGAATGATCCTGCCTAGGCGTGCTCCGGGCCTTAGCAAATcctctaaaataaaaataaaattaaatggaAATAAAACACACGAAACGGAAATAATAGGTTCAACTGAAATACAAAACAAGGGATAAAGAAATAGTTCTCAATTTATAGTCTAGAGCTCGACTTTGTCAGATTTAGATTTATGGGGTCTCTGACTGGAACACAGCTGTTCCAACTTTCGGCTCAAAGTGCTCGCCCGTGCTTCAGGCGTTGAGCATTGACCGTGAACTTCTTATCTTGGGAATCTTTTAACACCACTGCACCGGATGGGTAGACGTTTTCAATAACAAAGTGTCCGGACCATCGCGATTTTAGCTTGCCCGGAAACAACCTCAACCTTGAGTTAAATAGTAGCACCACGTCACCCTCTTTGAACTCCCTTTGCATGATCCTCTTGTCATGAATCCTCTTCGTGCGTTCCTTGTAGGACAACGCCAAATCATATGCTTTATCACGAAATTCTTCCAGCTGGGCCAACTCTAATAGTCTCTTCTCACCTGCAGCCATAAAGTCAAAATTTAGTGATTTAATCGCCCAATATGCTTTATGATCTAATTCTACAGGCATGTGACATGATTCACCAAAAAGTAACCTATAAGGTGTAGTGCCTATAGGTGTCTTAAAAGCAGTACGATATGTCCATAGGGCATCATCTAGCTTGACAGACCAATCTTTTCTACTTGTGCTCACCgtttttttcaaaattctttttatttcacGGTTTGACACTTCCACTTGCCCACTGGTCTGGGGATAATGCGGAGTAGAGATCTTGTGCGTGACACCATATTTTGCcaaaagtttttaaaataatttgtttCAAAAGTGTGTCCCACCGTCACTAATGATTGCTCGTGGTATGCCAAAgcgattaaaatatttttctttaaaaatttcAACACCACATGAACATCATTAGTCGCACAAGCCTCAGCTTCGACCCATTTTGACACATAGTCAACtgcaaccaaaatatattttttcaagaagGATGTGGAAAACGGTCCCATAAAATCTATGCCCCATACATCAAATACCTCGCACTCCATAATATTGTTTAAAGGAATTTCATTGCGATTAGAGATTTTACCTGTGCGCTGACAACGATCACATGCAATAACATATGCATGGGCATCCCTAAAAACAGTAGGCAAAAAAAACCAGATTCTAATACCTTTGCCGCTTTTTTTGTCGGTCCAAAGTGACCGCCTACCTCTCGATCGTGGCAGTGA
Proteins encoded:
- the LOC140877748 gene encoding uncharacterized protein — its product is MTEDFLEIFMDDFSIFGSSFDDCLKNLRLEGIVLGQKISEQRMEVDKAKVEEFEILKERLVTDPVLVAPDWDLPFEVMCDASDTAVGVVLGQRKNKFHSYLVLSKVVVYTDHSALKYLLAKKDAKPRLIRWILLFQEFDLEIKDKKGVENVVADHLSRLEYVCEDTKKEEGDIDDWFSDEQLLSLKDCPWDAHAYVIACDRCQRTVDYVSKWVEAEACATNDVHVVLKFLKKNILIALAYHEQSLVTTSGQVEVSNREIKRILKKTVSTSRKDWSVKLDDALWTYRTAFKTPIGTTPYRLLFGESCHMPVELDHKAYWAIKSLNFDFMAAGEKRLLELAQLEEFRDKAYDLALSYKERTKRIHDKRIMQREFKEGDVVLLFNSRLRLFPGKLKSRWSGHFVIENVYPSGAVVLKDSQDKKFTVNAQRLKHGRAL